In Spirosoma pollinicola, the genomic window CGCGCGGAAAGGTCCAGCGTACCCACATTTGTAACAGAACGGCAAAAAACACTTTCGACAGAAGCCAGAACGCGCCTGTCAGGTTTCCCCATATGGTGCCGGGGTCACCACTCGTCCAGTCGGCGAGTCGAACGGGGCCGATGTTGGGTAGGGGTGTGTTCCAGCTACCCAGAAACAGGACGGCTCCCAAAAAGGAAACCAGCAGCATCATGGCATACTCCGACAAGTATACCAAAGCGAACCGCATGCCCGAATATTCGGTATGAAAGCCGCCAACAATTTCCGATTCCCCTTCGGGCAAATCGAAAGGAGCCCGGTTGCTTTCGGCCAGCGTACAAATGAAGAAAACAACGTAGGCAATGAGCAGAAACGGATTACGGAGAATATTCCAGGAGAATATTCCGCCCCAATGGGTTACATCGATTCCCAATGATTTGAGGCCGAAGAGGTAGTTACTTTTGGTCGTGAAAATGCCTTGTTGAAAGCTGATCTCCTGCAAATCGAGGGTTTGGCAAATCATTACCACACACAAAATGGTAAGTCCGAGTGGTATTTCGTAAGAGATGATCTGCGCTACAGAACGCATCGCGCCAAACAAAGAATACTTATTGTTTGAACCCCAGCCTGCCATTAGAATGCCCACCACATCGAACGAGACAATCGCCATCAGGTAGAACACGCCAACTGCCGCGCCTGAGCCCTGTAAATCGGGCGTAAGGGGCAAAACGGCAAAACCTGCAAAGACAGAGGCAAAGATAAGGGCCGGGGCAAACAGAAAGAGGTGCCGGTCGGCGGCTGTTGGAACGATATCTTCCTTTTGAAGTAGTTTCAGCAGATCGGCAAAAAGCTGAAGCAATCCCCATTTTCCCGTTTCCATCGGCCCAAGTCGATCCTGCATAAATGCCGAGACCTTACGTTCCGTGTACACACCAACAACGACAAAGCCGGAGGCAAGAGCGAGAAAAATGGGGAGTGCGAGCATATTGTAGCGCCGGACCTCTGGTCCGGATATGTAAACTTGGTTTCACTACCGGACCAGAGGTCCGGCACTACCTTAAAATTCTGCCGTTTTAGGTGCGCGTGGGAACGGGATTACATCGCGGATGTTGCCCATGCCTGTTACAAACAGCACTAACCGCTCAAAGCCAAGGCCGAAACCTGCGTGGGGTGCCGACCCAAATCGGCGGGTGTCCAGATACCACCAGAGGGCTTCGGGTTCGATTCCTACTTCCTGCATTCGGGCAGTGAGTTTGTCGAAATCGTCTTCCCGCTGTGAGCCGCCAATAATTTCGCCAATGCCGGGAAATAAAACGTCCATGGCCCGAACTGTTTTTTGCCCCGGGTTTTCTTCTGACTCGACGTCTTGTTTCATATAAAACGCCTTGATATCACGGGGGTAGTTGGTGAGAATCACTGGTTTTTTAAAGTGCTTCTCAACCAGGAACCGCTCGTGCTCTGACTGCAAATCGACGCCCCAGCTTACTTCGTACTGAAACTGGCCTTTCTTTGCCGGTTTTGAGTTCACCAGAATGTCGATGGCTTCGGTGTAGGTTAACCGAACGAACTCGTTGCTAATAACGAACTGAAGTTTTTCGAGCAGGCTGAGTTCGCTTTGTTCCTCTTTCTTTTTGGTTTTTTCTTCTTCTTTCAGTCGATTATCCAAAAAGGCCAGATCGTCGGCGCAGTGTTGCAGGGCATAGCGAATGACCGTCTTAACGAAATCTTCGGCCAGATTCATGTTGTCTTCCAGCTCGTAGAAGGCTACTTCGGGCTCAATCATCCAGAACTCGGCCAAGTGGCGGGTCGTGTTGGAGTTTTCGGCTCGGAACGTTGGTCCGAAGGTATAGATTTTGCCCAGAGCCATTGCGCCTAATTCGCCTTCCAACTGGCCCGATACTGTCAGGTTGGTTTCGCGGCCAAAGAAGTCCTGGCTATAATCAACCTTACCTTCTTCGGTGAGCGGTGGTTTTGTGGCGTCGAGTGTTGTTACGCGGAACATTTCGCCTGCCCCTTCGGCATCAGAAGCCGTAATGATGGGGGTGTTCAGGTAAAAGAAACCGTTGTCATTGAAGTATTTATGTACGGCAAATGCCAGTGCGTGCCGAATGCGCAGAATGGCACTAAAGGTGTTGGTGCGAGGGCGCAAATGGGCAATCTCGCGCAGAAACTCCAGCGAGTGCCGTTTTGGTTGCAAAGGATATTTATCAGGATTGGCCGGGCCGTAAATGATAACATCTGAAATCTTGACTTCAACGGCTTGGCCTGCCCCCTGCGATTCGACCAACTGACCCGTAACGGCCAGGCAGGCACCGGTTGTAATGAGCTTGAGGGTTTCTTCGGGAAGTTGACCGGCTTCGGCTACTGCCTGAATATTATTGATTGTTGACCCATCATTGAGGGCAATGAAAACGGCATTTTTACTCTCGCGTTTAGTGCGGACCCAGCCCTTCACGGTTACACTGGCACCGATTTGGGCGGTTTTTAATAATTGCTGAATAGATAAATAACTCATACGAAACGGCGACCAGTATAGTGGTTATGGGCGTAAAAGTACGGATTGTCGCCCGAATCGCCCATAAAGGTGTTAAACACATTTCTATAAAAGATTAAAATTGCCGTTAAGTACAAACTTGTCCTTTACTGGTTAGTTAGCTGCCAAATACCGTCTTATTTTTGTATCAACTTTACTAAACACATGTCGATTACTCTGTTTATTGTCCGTCATGCTAAAGCCGAAGATCGGGCTACTTTTATGGCCGACCATGACCGTCAGCTAACCTCTGATGGAATCACGGCTGCCGCCCGAATTGGCCATTTTCTGCACGGGAAAGCTATTTTGCCTGATGTAATCATAAGTAGTACTGCACCACGTGCCAAAGACACTGCCAAGATTATTGTCGAACAAATTGGGTATGATCCAGCGAAAATTGATCTGGATGATGCGCTGTTCAATGGTGGTCCGAAAGCCTATCTGGCAGCCCTGAATGTGTTGTCCAATACGGTTCAGACGGCAATGATTGTTGGCCATAACCCGGATGTGTCCTATCTGGCAGAATACCTGACGCACCAATCTATTGGCTCAATGAGTAAGGGCGCTGTTATAGCAATTATATTTGATAGCCTGAACTGGGCCGAAGTCTCTGGACGAACGGGGAGCGTATTGTTTGAAATTAGCCCCAAACAACTTCCGAATTAGTTAATTGGTAGAGTAGTTGATTAGTTAAATTGTTAATTGAGTAGAAAGAAAAGCACACAGCAGCGAATTGGCCATTTGACCACTCCACAATTCAACTAATTTACCACTCCACCAATGCCACAGATATGAATCGAAATCGCCGAATTTTCATCATTGTTTTCATTGTTTTTACTTCGATCGTGATCTTGATAGCCATTGACATGGGCCGTCGGACTACGGCTCCATGGAATAAACGCCGGGAAGTTGAACGGGCTTTACCGGCGGCAAAAGATGGCGTTGCCGTTGATACAATGGCGACCGATACACTTCTAACACCCTAGTCCCTCATGCTCAACCTATCGGCGGTACATCACATTGCGCTTATTTGCTCCGATTATGAAACGTCAAAACGGTTCTATACCGAGGTGCTGGGGCTGACCATTTTGGGGGAGTATTTCCGGGCCGAGCGTAATTCGTATAAATTAGACCTGGCGCTAAACGGGCACTATATCGTTGAGCTGTTTTCATTTCCGAACCCGCCCAGGCGTCCATCCCGACCCGAAGCGCTGGGGTTGCGCCATCTTGCATTTGCCGTACCAGACCTCGATGCTGCTATTGCACACTTAAACGAAAAAGGCGTACTTACCGAACCCATCCGGGTAGATGAACACAGCGGTCGACGGTTCACGTTCTTCCCCGACCCCGACGATTTGCCGCTGGAATTTTATGAACTGTAGTGTAGAGCCGCAAAGGGTTGCGGCTCCTGACCGGATGGTTTTGGCTGAGGCAAAGGAGCCGCAAGGGGTTGCGCTCCTATAAATTGATAACCTTCCTCAACACCCGAATTAGGGCATCCACATCTTCGGGGGTGTTATACACATGAGGGGTGATGCGCAATGCTTGTGCCCGCGCAGATACCGATACCTTTTCGGCCTGTAGTGCCTGTTGAACAGTCATTGGATTCGTATGATCCGGTAACCACAAGCCAACCAGGTGGTGGCTGCGTCCCCGATTTTCATTTACAGGCTCAACCCGACAGCCAAGACTTTCGAGCGCAGGCCAGGCGTCACGCATAAGCTCTTCTGTATACGCTTGAATACGTTCAGGTTGCCAGTCGAGAAGTTGTTCCAGAGCAGCTTCGAGCATGGGCATCTGGAGAAAATGACTGTGTTCACCAACATTGTACCGGTAGGCTTTGGGGCGATAAATCGGCTGGTAATCCATCAGTCGATGAAACTGGTTGCTGTCGAGCCGATTCATCCAGCCTTCTTCCAACGGCGTTCCTTCATCAAAGGCCGACCCGAAATAGGCCAATCCCAGCGAGTAGGGGCCCATTAGCCATTTATAGCCTGCACAAATTACGGCATCGGGCTGAATTTTTTCCAGATCAAACGGTAAAGCACCAATGGCTTGTGTGCCATCAATGGCAAGCCATGCACCCACTTCCCGTGCTCGTTGTCCTATCGCTTCCAGATCGAACCGAATGCCGTACATCCAGTGAACAGGGGGAACGATAACCAACGCTGTGTCGGGCCCAATGACGTCCAGCACGCGTTCATTCCAAAGCGGTCCCTTCGGAAATTCGTCTGGTACGTTGATAGTTGTGATCGCAAGGCCAAGTTCGTCGCAGGCGCGATCCCAGGCGTAGACATCGCTTGGAAATTCACTGCCTACCAGCACGATTCGCTGTCCTGCTTCGATACCGGGTTTATTGGGCAGGTTTCGGGCCACCACGGCCATACCATACGATACGGAGGGTACTACGGCAATGCGTTCGGGATCAGGGTTGTTTATGAGTTGCGAGAATAACGTCCGCACACGAATAGCTCCACTAAAAAAATCGTCGGGTCGCAGGCCAAACGGATTCGTGTCGCGCTGAATAGCGGCATGGCCTGCCTGTTCAACCGATCGGCTTAAGGGCGAGCGGGTTGCGCAGTTTAAATAGTGAATGTCTTCGGGAAGCGTGAACTTATCTTTTTGGGTAAGTAGTGGCGTAAGAGCGGTTAGCATGTTGAAGAAGCGAAGTGGTTAAGTCAGTCTGGCACGAGGTTTGTTTATGCTATTGTAAATTCTTAAACAGTACGATTCCTATGACTACTCTGTTGGGCATCGGCTCACGTATTCAGCACGACGAGTTTGGTAACGGCGTTGTTATCAATCTGAAAGCGAATGGCTATATCGTAACATTTCTCGATCATGGCGTGAAGATACTCAAATTCGACGCGCCCCTGACTATTATCGAAGCCCTGGAGCCCGATAGCGATATGGTTAGTTTATTCGACGTAGAACAGTCAATTACGCGTGTTCTTCAGCGATGGGTCGACCAGACAGAAATTGTTCCACTGGGCGATAAATGGAAAGGCGGCAAGCTGATTCTAAAGCCCGGAAGATCCGATCTATCCCCGAAAGAAATGCCGATTGACGCCTTCTTTCATAAAATAGTCATGGTGCGCGACCGCCTTCGGGTACTTGAACAACGTATAAATGCCAGCGCCATCGACGACGAAGAGAAAGTAAACATTCAACAATACATCACCCGCATTTACGGTAGCCTGACATCGTTCAATCTGCTTTTTAAACACCAGCACCAACAGTTCGTCGGCGAAAAAAGTACGGCAGACGCCTAGTTCGCCGACGCGTAATAGTCAAAAATAAAGAGTGTAGTTTATCATTAAGTTTTGGGTTAGTTAAATTGGGGCTCCCCGCCATCGGATTCGATAGCGGGGACTTTTTTTAGCTGGGATTTAGCCTTTATACTTAGGTTATTCTATCCGTTGAGTCTTTGTATGGATTCGCTGAGCTCGTGGATGGTATTCCCGAAGCGTCTGTTTTAAGTAATCCCGGTCGAGGTGAGTATAGATTTCTGTAGTGGTAATGGACTCATGGCCAAGCATTTGTTGAACGGCCCGCAGATCTGCTCCGCCCTCTATTAGGTGTGTGGCAAACGAGTGTCGGAAGGTGTGCGGGCTAATTGTCTTCTGGATGCCTGCTTCGGCAGCCAGTTTTTTTATAGTTGTGAAAACCGAAATTCGCGATAGCTGTTTTCCTCTTAAATTAAGAAAAATAGTGTCTTCGTCGCCCTTCTGAACATCGAGTTTAGCCCGTACGTGTTCGACATACATAAGGGTATAGTGCATGGCATCCTGGCCGATGGGCACTAATCGGACTTTATCGCCTTTGCCCAATACCCGCACGAACCCCTCCTGGAAATAGCAATTTGTTAGCCGCAGGTTAAGCAACTCCGATACGCGAAGGCCCGAACTATACAGGACTTCGAGCATGGCCCGGTCGCGAGTGCCACCGAGTGTAGAGAGATCAATGGCCGACAGCATGTCTTCGATTTCGGGAAAACTGAGCGTGTCGGGAAGCTTTCGACCCAATTTTGGTGCTTCCAGTAATTGAGTCGGGTCGTGCTGAATCAGATTTTCGAGTATCAGGTACTTAAAAAACGACTTCATCCCTGACAGCATTCTGGCCTGGCTATGCGCCGATAAACCCAACTCGCCCAGATACATCAGAAAATTCATCAACTCTTTTTCTGTCACCTGCATGGGCGTCAGGCTGGGGTTGCTAAGAAGAATGTATTCATGAAGTTTTTCGGCATCGTGAAGATAGGCTTCTACTGAATTTTCGGCCAATGACCGTTCCAGTTTAAGGTAGTTCTTAAAGGCGTTTATATAACTTTGCCACATATCAAGTAAATGTACAATGTATGATGGGTAATGAATAATGGCTGGTAGGTCCTGTATTCTGCAACTTCATTATACATTATTCATTACCCATCATACATGTATGAAACAAATTCTGATCATTAACGGCCCAAATCTCAATCTGCTGGGCAAACGGGAACCGACAATTTATGGTAATCGCTCGTTCGTTCAATATCTTGAAACGCTCGAAGCCCTGTTTCCTGACGTGCAACTTCGCTATTTTCAATCGAATCATGAAGGCGAATTGATCGATAAAATCCATGAGCTAGGTTTTGAGGTAACTGGCATCGTCATAAATGCGGGGGCTTATACGCATACCTCTATCGCTATCGCCGATGCGCTATCAGCCGTAACGGCCCCGGCTGTAGAGGTTCATATATCTAATGTTCATGCGCGTGAAGAGTTTCGGCACCATAGTTACCTATCGGCAAAATGTAAAGGCGTTGTTGTCGGTCTTGGTCTGATGGGCTATGAAATGGCAGTGCGGTATTTAATGAATAATGTAGAATAAAAAATGTAGAATTTATAGTGAACAATGAATAACCTGCTGTACCGGCATTATACATTCTTCATTATGTACTATCAATTCATCAGTATGATAACCTTCTATCCCGGTCCGTCAAAAGTCTATCCGCAGGTGGCCGATTATGCGGTCGATGCCGTGCGTGAAGGTATCGTGAGCCTCAACCACCGCAGCGCGGGGTTCATGGACATCGTAAAGGAGACCGTTCGGCTGCTGCACGACAAACTCGACATTCCAGCCGATTACCATATTGCCCTGGTTTCATCGGCTACAGAGTGTTGGGAAATTGTGGCGCAGTCGCTCACGGCAGCATCAAGCCTGCATCCCTACAATGGCGCATTTGGTAAAAAGTGGGCCGAATATGCTTATAAAATTAAGCCCCCCGTTAGCCTGAGCGAGGCAGATGTATTGTGCATTATTCAAAATGAAACGTCAAATGGCACACAGGTCACGATGGAAACGCTGGCTCAGTTTCGCCGGGATTTTTCGGCCCTGATAGCGGTCGATGCTGTTTCGTCGATGGCGGGTATCGCCTTCGATTGGTCGTTGGGTGATGTCTGGTTTGCCTCGGTACAAAAATGTTTTGGCTTGCCTGCCGGACTGGCGGTACTTATTTATTCGCCAGCCGCGCTCAAACGGGCAGAAGAAATTGGTGAGAATGCCCATTACAACAGTCTCCTGTTTATTCACGAGAATTTTTCGAAATTTCAAACGCCCTATACTCCCAATGGTTTGGGTATTTATATGCTGATGCGTGTGCTGCAACAGCTGCCACCCATAGCTGTCGTTGATATCATAACAAAAAAACGGGCGGCTGACTGGTATACTTTTTTCGAGCAGTTCGGTCCAGGCTCCAGCCAGGCCCACGGTTCATTGACTAAGCCAGCGCTCAGCCCGGACTTCCGGCTGCTGATCAATGACAAGCCTGATCGCTCCGATACGGTTATTGCCGTAGAGGGTTCCGAATCTGCCATAAAGGCCATCAAAGTAGCTGCTCAACAGGCTGGTATCATGTTGGGAAACGGCTATGGGGACTGGAAGAATACGACCTTCCGAATCGCCAACTTCCCGGCTATTTCTGACGACGAGATTGGAACCTTAATGCAATTTCTTCGGTCATACTAAATTGTATCAATCATAAACAGCCAGTTTATTGAAGCCAGTCTGTTTTGCACTCTGTATATGTTTAGTTTTAAAGAAATCGTTTCCGTTACGCTCATCCTGTTTTCGGTCATCGATGTAATTGGGTCGTTACCCGTAATTATTGACCTGCGCAAGAAAGCGGGTAAAATCGAGTCTGAGCGGGCAACATTTGCTTCGGGCGTTTTGATGATCTCGTTTCTGTTTCTGGGCGAAAAGATCCTTAAGTTATTCGGGGTAGATGTGGCTTCGTTTGCCGTAGCGGGTGCGCTGATTATTTTTCTGATTGGTCTGGAAATGATTCTGGGACGAACGATCTTCAAATCAGAAGTGTCTTCGGGCGGCTCCACCCACATCGTACCTATTGCGTTTCCACTCATTGCCGGGGCGGGTACGCTAACAACACTTATCTCACTTCGGGCCGAATACCAGACACTTAATATTGTTATCGGTGTTATTCTTAACCTGATCCTTATTTATGCCGTTCTGAAATCGTCGGGCTGGCTCGAAACGAAGCTTGGCTCGGGAGGGTTGGAAGTGTTGCGCAAAATCTTTGGGATTATCCTACTGGCAATTGCCATTAAGCTGTTCAAGACCAACCTGATTGCTGATTTCTGATCACAAAAGGTTCGTTCTTTATTGTAGTTGCAAAAAGAGGTGATTTCTACAGAAATCACCTCTTTTTGCATGAGTAAACCTACTATTTTTCACTATATCAAGACGATCGGTCTATTTTCTCGGTTAACCACCCAAAATTATAATGTGATAAATAATCAGTCTAAATGTTGCATTTTACTGTACTGAACGAATTTAAATTATAATATTTCCATAAAAACAGTAAGAAGTACGGCTAAAGTGTATAATGGCATTTATTTTTTATTGTAAAGCGATACTATATTTGCTAAAAGTATTGTGACAAAACCCCTATTCAATTAATCCACTTGTACATCATGGCAAAGGCGAAGTTAGAATACATTTGGCTCGATGGCTATAAGCCCACACAAAGCTTACGTTCCAAAACTAAAATTGAGGCTGATTTTTCGGGTGAACTCGATGATTGCCCAATGTGGTCGTTTGACGGTTCTTCGACCGGACAGGCTGAAGGTGGTTCGTCGGACTGTTTGCTGAAACCAGTTTTTATCTGCCCTGATTCTCAGCGCAAAAATGGTTACCTTGTTATGTGTGAAGTCCTCAATGCTGATGGCACTCCTCACCCAACAAATGGCCGTGCCACGATTGAGGATGATGATAACGATTTCTGGTTTGGCTTCGAGCAGGAGTATTTCCTATGGGATACGTCAATCGACAAGCCACTTGGCTTCCCGGAAGAAGGTTTCCCAACACGTCCTCAGGGTCCTTATTATTGCTCGGTAGGTGCTCAGAACGCCTACGGCCGTAATATCGTTGAAGAACACCTTGACGTTTGCCTGGATGCCGGTTTAAATGTAGAAGGTATCAATGCCGAAGTAGCCACAGGTCAGTGGGAGTTTCAGATTTTTGCCAAAGGTGCTAAATCCGCCGGTGATCAGATCTGGGTTGCTCGTTACCTGTTAGAGCGCATTGGTGAATCATACGATGTGTCGATCAACTGGCATTGCAAACCCCTGGGCGATACCGACTGGAACGGCTCGGGTATGCACGCTAACTTCTCGAATACTGCGCTGCGTACATCGGGAAGCAAAGAAGTCTATGACAAAATTTGTCAGTCGTTCTCGCCAGCCGATGTTATCAAAGCACACATCGAGGTATATGGTGCCGACAACGAACTTCGCCTGACGGGTAAACACGAAACCCAGTCAATCGACCAGTTCTCATACGGTATCTCCGACCGGGGCGCTTCGATCCGTATCCCTATCGCTACGGTAGAACGCGGCTGGAAAGGCTGGCTGGAAGATCGTCGGCCAAACTCGGCGGCTGATCCATAC contains:
- a CDS encoding complex I subunit 1/NuoH family protein, with amino-acid sequence MLALPIFLALASGFVVVGVYTERKVSAFMQDRLGPMETGKWGLLQLFADLLKLLQKEDIVPTAADRHLFLFAPALIFASVFAGFAVLPLTPDLQGSGAAVGVFYLMAIVSFDVVGILMAGWGSNNKYSLFGAMRSVAQIISYEIPLGLTILCVVMICQTLDLQEISFQQGIFTTKSNYLFGLKSLGIDVTHWGGIFSWNILRNPFLLIAYVVFFICTLAESNRAPFDLPEGESEIVGGFHTEYSGMRFALVYLSEYAMMLLVSFLGAVLFLGSWNTPLPNIGPVRLADWTSGDPGTIWGNLTGAFWLLSKVFFAVLLQMWVRWTFPRVRVDQMMFLCWKILTPVGLILLLISGIWRLLMV
- the asnS gene encoding asparagine--tRNA ligase; the protein is MSYLSIQQLLKTAQIGASVTVKGWVRTKRESKNAVFIALNDGSTINNIQAVAEAGQLPEETLKLITTGACLAVTGQLVESQGAGQAVEVKISDVIIYGPANPDKYPLQPKRHSLEFLREIAHLRPRTNTFSAILRIRHALAFAVHKYFNDNGFFYLNTPIITASDAEGAGEMFRVTTLDATKPPLTEEGKVDYSQDFFGRETNLTVSGQLEGELGAMALGKIYTFGPTFRAENSNTTRHLAEFWMIEPEVAFYELEDNMNLAEDFVKTVIRYALQHCADDLAFLDNRLKEEEKTKKKEEQSELSLLEKLQFVISNEFVRLTYTEAIDILVNSKPAKKGQFQYEVSWGVDLQSEHERFLVEKHFKKPVILTNYPRDIKAFYMKQDVESEENPGQKTVRAMDVLFPGIGEIIGGSQREDDFDKLTARMQEVGIEPEALWWYLDTRRFGSAPHAGFGLGFERLVLFVTGMGNIRDVIPFPRAPKTAEF
- a CDS encoding SixA phosphatase family protein — translated: MSITLFIVRHAKAEDRATFMADHDRQLTSDGITAAARIGHFLHGKAILPDVIISSTAPRAKDTAKIIVEQIGYDPAKIDLDDALFNGGPKAYLAALNVLSNTVQTAMIVGHNPDVSYLAEYLTHQSIGSMSKGAVIAIIFDSLNWAEVSGRTGSVLFEISPKQLPN
- the gloA2 gene encoding SMU1112c/YaeR family gloxylase I-like metalloprotein, with the translated sequence MLNLSAVHHIALICSDYETSKRFYTEVLGLTILGEYFRAERNSYKLDLALNGHYIVELFSFPNPPRRPSRPEALGLRHLAFAVPDLDAAIAHLNEKGVLTEPIRVDEHSGRRFTFFPDPDDLPLEFYEL
- a CDS encoding aminotransferase class V-fold PLP-dependent enzyme, which produces MLTALTPLLTQKDKFTLPEDIHYLNCATRSPLSRSVEQAGHAAIQRDTNPFGLRPDDFFSGAIRVRTLFSQLINNPDPERIAVVPSVSYGMAVVARNLPNKPGIEAGQRIVLVGSEFPSDVYAWDRACDELGLAITTINVPDEFPKGPLWNERVLDVIGPDTALVIVPPVHWMYGIRFDLEAIGQRAREVGAWLAIDGTQAIGALPFDLEKIQPDAVICAGYKWLMGPYSLGLAYFGSAFDEGTPLEEGWMNRLDSNQFHRLMDYQPIYRPKAYRYNVGEHSHFLQMPMLEAALEQLLDWQPERIQAYTEELMRDAWPALESLGCRVEPVNENRGRSHHLVGLWLPDHTNPMTVQQALQAEKVSVSARAQALRITPHVYNTPEDVDALIRVLRKVINL
- the xerD gene encoding site-specific tyrosine recombinase XerD, which gives rise to MWQSYINAFKNYLKLERSLAENSVEAYLHDAEKLHEYILLSNPSLTPMQVTEKELMNFLMYLGELGLSAHSQARMLSGMKSFFKYLILENLIQHDPTQLLEAPKLGRKLPDTLSFPEIEDMLSAIDLSTLGGTRDRAMLEVLYSSGLRVSELLNLRLTNCYFQEGFVRVLGKGDKVRLVPIGQDAMHYTLMYVEHVRAKLDVQKGDEDTIFLNLRGKQLSRISVFTTIKKLAAEAGIQKTISPHTFRHSFATHLIEGGADLRAVQQMLGHESITTTEIYTHLDRDYLKQTLREYHPRAQRIHTKTQRIE
- the aroQ gene encoding type II 3-dehydroquinate dehydratase → MKQILIINGPNLNLLGKREPTIYGNRSFVQYLETLEALFPDVQLRYFQSNHEGELIDKIHELGFEVTGIVINAGAYTHTSIAIADALSAVTAPAVEVHISNVHAREEFRHHSYLSAKCKGVVVGLGLMGYEMAVRYLMNNVE
- a CDS encoding aminotransferase class V-fold PLP-dependent enzyme — translated: MITFYPGPSKVYPQVADYAVDAVREGIVSLNHRSAGFMDIVKETVRLLHDKLDIPADYHIALVSSATECWEIVAQSLTAASSLHPYNGAFGKKWAEYAYKIKPPVSLSEADVLCIIQNETSNGTQVTMETLAQFRRDFSALIAVDAVSSMAGIAFDWSLGDVWFASVQKCFGLPAGLAVLIYSPAALKRAEEIGENAHYNSLLFIHENFSKFQTPYTPNGLGIYMLMRVLQQLPPIAVVDIITKKRAADWYTFFEQFGPGSSQAHGSLTKPALSPDFRLLINDKPDRSDTVIAVEGSESAIKAIKVAAQQAGIMLGNGYGDWKNTTFRIANFPAISDDEIGTLMQFLRSY
- a CDS encoding MarC family protein — encoded protein: MFSFKEIVSVTLILFSVIDVIGSLPVIIDLRKKAGKIESERATFASGVLMISFLFLGEKILKLFGVDVASFAVAGALIIFLIGLEMILGRTIFKSEVSSGGSTHIVPIAFPLIAGAGTLTTLISLRAEYQTLNIVIGVILNLILIYAVLKSSGWLETKLGSGGLEVLRKIFGIILLAIAIKLFKTNLIADF
- a CDS encoding glutamine synthetase beta-grasp domain-containing protein; this encodes MAKAKLEYIWLDGYKPTQSLRSKTKIEADFSGELDDCPMWSFDGSSTGQAEGGSSDCLLKPVFICPDSQRKNGYLVMCEVLNADGTPHPTNGRATIEDDDNDFWFGFEQEYFLWDTSIDKPLGFPEEGFPTRPQGPYYCSVGAQNAYGRNIVEEHLDVCLDAGLNVEGINAEVATGQWEFQIFAKGAKSAGDQIWVARYLLERIGESYDVSINWHCKPLGDTDWNGSGMHANFSNTALRTSGSKEVYDKICQSFSPADVIKAHIEVYGADNELRLTGKHETQSIDQFSYGISDRGASIRIPIATVERGWKGWLEDRRPNSAADPYKVAAVIIKTVKSADVLEEA